Genomic segment of Paenibacillus macerans:
GAGTGCCAGTTGTGGTGTGATGATACCTACGGATCCCATTTATAAGATTTTAATGGAACTTTCAGATCAAGAGGCCTCTCTTACCAAAAAGGCAAAGGATCAATCCGACCATCCGGAACGATAAAGGCATGAATTCATGTTGTTAAAACAATGAGAGGAGCTGGCATTATGGAGGATAACGGGATTTTGTTCGACGAAGTATCGGAAGTGCTTTTCAAGCTACGTCCTTTCTTATTGCGTGACGGGGGAGACGCAGAATTGGTCGAGGTTGAGAACGGTGTAGCCAAATTAAGATTTTTGGGAGCTTGTCACGGTTGCCCAAGTGCGACGATCACATTAAAGGCTGCTATTGAACGCGCCATTCTTGAGGAAATTGATGATATTAAAGAGGTTGTACAAGTATTCTAAATTTCAATGAACGATAAGAAGGTATCGTCGAAAGAGAACTCTTCTTCATCATGAGATGACATTCAGGAGGAAAAAATGCCGAATCCAATCAAGAAAGTTAGGAAAAATCAAGCCGCTACGACATGGCTGATGGTTCTGGGGATTATTGTTATTGCAGCTAATTTACGCGCACCGTTAACCTCAGTCGGTTCTTTAGTGAGCTTTATACGGAACGACATTCAGATTTCAAATACTCTGGCAGGTTTGATTACGACGGTACCCTTACTTGCTTTTGCCTTATTATCGCCTCTAGTTCCTAAATTGGGACGGAAATTTGGAGCTGAGCTCATCATATTGATTGCCCTCCTATTCTTAATCGTTGGCATTGTAATACGTTCTTTATCAGGGGCAGCAGACTTATATCTTGGGACAGCCATACTTGGATCTGCAATTGCAGTTTGTAATGTATTATTACCCAGCATCATCAAACGTGATTTCCCTCATCAAATCGGCGCCATCACAGGCGTATATTCGATTTCAATGAGCTTATGCGGAGCCATCGCTTCAGGAATCAGTGTGCCCTTAGCAGTTGGAGCAGGTTTGAAATGGCAAGGTGCGTTGGGAATTTGGGGGATCCTCTGTGTTGTGTCCATCCTCTGTTGGTTACCGCAGTTAAGAAATCAAATCAAGCCAACAACGATTTCCGGTGAGCACACGGTGAAGAGAGAGGTGAATGTTTGGCGTTCCTCCCTTGCTTGGCAAGTAACGATGTTTATGGGCATTCAGTCCATGATATTCTATGTGCTTATCGCGTGGTTGCCTGAAATTTTACATGGGCAGGGGATTGACTCCAGTCGATCTGGATGGTATCTCTCGATCATGCAATTATCTCCTCTTCCATTTTCCTTTATTGTGCCCGTTATTGCTGGTCGCATGTCTAACCAACGATCGTTAGTGATCATCACGGCGATTTTGCTTATAACGGGAATACTCGGGCTGCTTTACGGAAGTTCTTCTATTCTTTTGTTATGGGTCATCATGCTCGGAGTTGGCGGAGGATTCGCCTTTGGTTTGGCTATGATGTTCTTTGGCTTACGTACTGAGAATGCTCATCAGGCTGCTGAACTATCCGGCATGGCGCAATCGATCGGATATCTCTTTGCGGCAAGCGGGCCGGCCCTCATTGGTTTTTTGCATGACATAACGAAGAACTGGACCCTGCCACTCCTTATATTACTGAGTGCTTCTGTCTTCCTATTTGTGTTTGGGATAGGTTCAGCACGAAACCGATTTGTAGGTGAGCTCAATAATCACTTATAATTTCAGTAATGGTTGGAGGTGTAGAAAAATCAATGAACGTATTTTCTAAAGGAACAAAAATGGTATTTGGATTGCTCCTTTTACTAGTCACGATTACAGGATGCACCACCCCAATGCCGATATCTTCAAATGAAAATCAATCTCTATCTCATCAACCTCAAGATACGAAACCTGTAGAAAATGCTGTGCCTGAAACACCAGTTGCCGAAGTGAAGAACATCCCCCCAAACAAACCGGTTGAATATGATCCTGCCTGGCCGGATCGTTCGGTGAAGTCTTCTAACGGGCATCTTGTGAATAGTTGTGTTCCGGATGAGCTGCGCGATAAAGCAACTACCTTAACAACCAGTGATGGGGTGTATCTGTCTGCACTTGTGCTTGGCAGCGGAGATAAAGGAGTCCTGCTTGCACACGAGCAAGGCTATAACATTTGCTCTTTTCTTGACATGGGAACTGAACTGGCTGACAGCGGGTATCTGGTGGTTATTCCTGAATATCGTAATCATGGTGCCTCACAGGATTTTCCGGAGGATAATCAGAATATAGATCGTGATGCAGATGCTGCCTTAAGTGAACTCGAACGATGGGGTGCAAAAAGAGTGTTTTTGGCGGGAGCATCATGTGGCGGTAGTACAGCAATCATTGCAGGCGTTCGTCAGGCGCTGCCTATTGAGGGGCTGATTATTCTTTCTTCTCCTGCACAATGTGGGCCCCTTGATGCCATTCCGAGCGTGGAGAAGATTAAAGCACCATCCATGTTTGTTTTTTCACCTGGCGATTATGGAGGCTCAATTGAACAAGAAGTGCGCAAATTATATCAAGCATCCGGAGCAACGGATAAAGAGCTAATTGTGGATGAGAGTGGTTATCACGGAACAGATATGTACCATAGGGGAGAGCACGGTGATGCCTTGAAGTCCAAGCTTATTGACTTTGTTAAGAAGGAATTTAATTAAAGTAAATAACTTTTGTAAGGTCAAGAGAAAGCCGCTCGTTTCCCGACAGGGGAACTGAGCGGCAACATGATGCAGGGTCAGGGAAGATCATGAAGCAAACGGGTAATCCATAACCTATTAATTCTCTTGTAGTAATGCTTTTAATCCTGCCGTATTTATTACATTCCATGGTGTGTTTAATTCTGGCTGAAAGAAGAAGTCGGCATAGGCCAATTGTTCTAATGTGCATCCGGTTTGAATCGCAAGGGAGACCGTATTGATATTAGCAGTCAAATCAACTTTAGACATGATTTGTCCCCCTAAAATCTCTAAAGTTGTTGGATCGTAAACCAGCTTGAACATAACGGTCGTCCCCGGAGAAAACAGGGCTGTCCCTTGTTCCAAGTAGACGGATTTTATTTCAATGCCAAGCTTTTTTGCCGTTTTATCATTCAAACCAACTGTAGCGAAATAATAATCGAAAATATGCGCACCTGAAGAGCCTTGTACACCAGGAAGCGGATGAATGGCTTCGTATAAGTTTTTTACTGCATAATGTGCTTGACGACGCGCGTTGGTTCCTAATGAAACATTCATCCGCATTTTACCGGGATTGTACCAAACCGTTGTTGCATCCCCAATGGCGAAAATATCGGGATCACTTGTACGCATGTATTCATCTGTTTTAATTCTGCCATCCGGCAATAATTCCACTGCGCCTCGCAACCATTCCGTGTTGGGACGATTGCCGGCAGACAAGATGACCAGGTCAGCTGAATAGGTGCCTTTTTTAGTTACAACCTCGATGACTCGATCATTTTCATCACCGACAAATTCGATGATCGAGTTGCCTAGTGCCAATTCCACATCTCGATCTTTCATTTCTTTTTCAAGTACATCCGTAAATTCTTGATCTAAATAGGAGCTTAAAGGACGATTGTTGATGTCCATTAACGTAACCTTTTTCCCTGATTCGGCAAATAATGAAGCTGCTCCCGTCCCAATGTATCCTGCGCCAACAATTACAACGTTTTTAATATCTGGATCTGCAGCATGTTTTCTCATATTGAATAGATCTTGTCGACTGCTCATCGTACCGATGTTTTTTAAATGCTGTCCAGGGACAGGAAGAATAAATGGCTTTGCACCAGGACTTAAAATGATTTTGTCATAACCCTCCGTTCGCGTATCCCCTGTCATATGATTGAATATTTCCACTTGGTGTTTGCCAGGTTCTACTTTAGTTATTTCAGTGTTGCTGAAGATGGATACTCCTTGTTGTTGAATGGCTTCAAGATCCTTGGCCGAAGTGGAGGAGAAGTCTCCTTTGTCATACCATTGAACGTTCGCTTTCGGACACATCAACCGTAACGCTTCAACCGCTTCAATCCCCCCGTGCGATGCTCCTAAAACAATAACTTTCATGATTATCTCTCCCTTAAATACATGACTGTATCTTATTTTATAATTAGGATACATTAATGTATCTTAAAAAGTCAATTAGATACACGTTTGGATCTTATTTATTTAAGATACAGTTTGCTGTATAATGAACGTACAAGGAGAGAAAGAGTGATGACGAAATCAAATAAAAGCCGCCGCCGCGGCGACCAATTACAAAATGATATTTATGCAGCAACGTATCGTCTGCTGGAGACGGAAGGGTACAGTGCGATTAATTTTGCGCGTGTTGCTCGTGAGGCGAATACCAGTCGCTCGGTGGTTTATCGTTATTGGGAAACTCCGTTTGATTTAGTGTTTGCAGCTGTCCAACAACGGATGCAACAATCGGAAGGGATATTCAAGAGTCTGGATTTCGACAGGGGCAGTCTCCGTGATCATTTAGTATCTGTTGGTCAGCATTTTATTTTGGAGTCCGACAATGGACCGTTTAAATTATTTAAAATGCTGTTTTCCGAGATGATTAGCCAGCAGGAGCGAGAACGGACAAGCCAGATGTTGGCCGAAGCAACGGATTCCAATATTAAGATTATGGATTACGTTCTTCAACAGGCCGTACAACGGGGAGAAATCACAATGCTCCCACCTAAAGCGACCAAACTCATTCTTTTTGAGCAAATTCGCTATACGTTTATGCTTGAAAATGGATGGGTGTCGCATCAGAAATTGGAAGAGATTGTTGATCATGTGGCGTTGCCGGCAATTTTATATTTTTCGAAACCGTGAATTCTCATCTGGAGCATGAATGGGTTTCGTCCCAGTATGAGCTGACTGGACTGTGCTATGATTTTACGGTTTTACAATCGATCAGCTTAAGGGGCACCTTTTTTAACGGTTATTCTATTGACACGTCCCGCCTTATATTTTGATCACTTGTCTTTTATTTATGTTGAAAGTCATCTTTGGCTTTGCGGTTGACCACTATAGCCAAAAACTATAGGAACAAATGGCATGAGCGCGTCAAGAGGGAGTGAACAAATGGTAGAACGTGAAGATCTGCTTGCTCGTCAATTTCAGCTGCAAGCGGAGGCCGCTGCAGTGGCGGAAGAATTGAACCTTATCCAGTCGCTAAAAGCAGCCGGCATGCCGGTCAAAGTTGGAAGTGCGGCACTCGGTTTAATGACTTGGAGAGACCTTGATATGACGGTCGTTTGTTCCAAGTTGGACATTGCTGTAATCTCTCGAATTGCTTCGCAATTGATATTGAATCCCCAGATTCGGCGGATGAAATTTATGAACGATACCGGTAGCTGGAACACCGATCCGGCTTACCCGGACGGGTATTTTATTGGATTGGATTACTTATCTAAAAGCGAGAACCAATGGTCACTGGATATTTGGTTCGTTGATGATCCTGAGAAACAACCTGATCTGCGGCATATTCGTACGTTGCCCGGTCGTCTTCATGAAGAGGCGATTCTCTCTATCCTGCGGATCAAAACCGTCTGGGCATCGAGAGCCGAGTATGGTAAACAGGTGAAAAGCTTTGATATCTATACGGCTGTATTAGACCATAAAGTGAGCACACCCGAAGAATTCGAACAATGGTTGCAAAGCCGTAACAATATCTCACTTTGAGTGCTTTTGAAGGGGGAGGCCCGATGCCGGATTTTTCAACGTTATTGGCATATGTTATCGTTGTCATTCTTCTATTTTTAATTCCAGGACCAGCCGTTCTTCTTACCATTACTCGTACAGTTCAAAACGGGCGAAAAGGAGGCATTATGGCAGGGCTTGGCATCGCAATCGGGGATTTTCTTCACACCTTATTTGCTACTGTCGGGCTTTCCACTATACTGATGACCTCTGCTCTAGCTTTCAATATTGTTAAATATGCAGGAGCGGTATACCTACTATATTTGGGAGTTCGCGAAATGATGAGTAAGCCATCAGATCCGCAACTTCCAATGGTTAAAACGGCAGGAGCTTTAAAGTCATTCTTTTCGGCAACTGTTGCAGAAGTTCTTAATCCAAAGACGGCTCTGTTTTTTCTGGCGTTTTTGCCTCAATTTGTTCATCACGAACGAGGTCAAGTCACCACGCAGTTTTTGATCCTTGGTGTCGTCTTTGTGATCTTAAGTGCATTGTATACAACCTCAATTGTACTAAGTATCTCTGCGCTTGGAAAACTGGTTAAACGGAAGACATGGATAAGCCGGATAAGCCGGATAAGCCGGCTAAGCAGCAAATTCGTCGGAGCAATCTATATCGGACTTGGCCTAAAGGTCGCATTCCAAAGACAGTAATGATGGGATAACGTCAAGATTGAATGCCGTCCTTTAGTGATATCGTCAAGTAGACGGTGGAATAAAACAAAATGTCAGCAGCCTTAGCTCGAGTTTCTCATCGGGCTAAGGCTGTTTTAGTCTAGCATACGTCTCCCATCATTGAGAAAGGCACATCACGTCCAGCAGGATCGAGGGCGACGCAAGGCTGCCCGGATAGACAAAGCGCCCTTTGGCGTTCTCTTTATTACGTAGCTCCTCACCATTTTTTCATAGAATATATCAAAAAGATATGTTTACTTATTATATTATTTTGATATAATAAAATCGATCAAACGAATAAGGAGGAAATATAAGATGTTCAAAAGCGGCAATGTGACTGTAATGGTAGCGGATATGAAAAAGGCGGTAAAATTTTACGCCGAAACCTTGGGATTGGAGCTGCAGCACGGTGACGGGCATTTTGCGCAAATCGCGGCACCTGGATTGACGATCGGTCTCCTGCATCTTGCCGGAGAACAAGGTTCCCTTCCGGAAAAATCGGGCAGCATGTCCATAGGATTTGAGGTGGAGGACATGGAGTC
This window contains:
- a CDS encoding TetR/AcrR family transcriptional regulator, with translation MTKSNKSRRRGDQLQNDIYAATYRLLETEGYSAINFARVAREANTSRSVVYRYWETPFDLVFAAVQQRMQQSEGIFKSLDFDRGSLRDHLVSVGQHFILESDNGPFKLFKMLFSEMISQQERERTSQMLAEATDSNIKIMDYVLQQAVQRGEITMLPPKATKLILFEQIRYTFMLENGWVSHQKLEEIVDHVALPAILYFSKP
- a CDS encoding VOC family protein, encoding MFKSGNVTVMVADMKKAVKFYAETLGLELQHGDGHFAQIAAPGLTIGLLHLAGEQGSLPEKSGSMSIGFEVEDMESAIETLKSRGVQFHDSVEGKAANVVHFNDPEGNTLYLVCNR
- a CDS encoding alpha/beta hydrolase, whose translation is MNVFSKGTKMVFGLLLLLVTITGCTTPMPISSNENQSLSHQPQDTKPVENAVPETPVAEVKNIPPNKPVEYDPAWPDRSVKSSNGHLVNSCVPDELRDKATTLTTSDGVYLSALVLGSGDKGVLLAHEQGYNICSFLDMGTELADSGYLVVIPEYRNHGASQDFPEDNQNIDRDADAALSELERWGAKRVFLAGASCGGSTAIIAGVRQALPIEGLIILSSPAQCGPLDAIPSVEKIKAPSMFVFSPGDYGGSIEQEVRKLYQASGATDKELIVDESGYHGTDMYHRGEHGDALKSKLIDFVKKEFN
- a CDS encoding CynX/NimT family MFS transporter, which codes for MPNPIKKVRKNQAATTWLMVLGIIVIAANLRAPLTSVGSLVSFIRNDIQISNTLAGLITTVPLLAFALLSPLVPKLGRKFGAELIILIALLFLIVGIVIRSLSGAADLYLGTAILGSAIAVCNVLLPSIIKRDFPHQIGAITGVYSISMSLCGAIASGISVPLAVGAGLKWQGALGIWGILCVVSILCWLPQLRNQIKPTTISGEHTVKREVNVWRSSLAWQVTMFMGIQSMIFYVLIAWLPEILHGQGIDSSRSGWYLSIMQLSPLPFSFIVPVIAGRMSNQRSLVIITAILLITGILGLLYGSSSILLLWVIMLGVGGGFAFGLAMMFFGLRTENAHQAAELSGMAQSIGYLFAASGPALIGFLHDITKNWTLPLLILLSASVFLFVFGIGSARNRFVGELNNHL
- a CDS encoding FAD-dependent oxidoreductase, with translation MKVIVLGASHGGIEAVEALRLMCPKANVQWYDKGDFSSTSAKDLEAIQQQGVSIFSNTEITKVEPGKHQVEIFNHMTGDTRTEGYDKIILSPGAKPFILPVPGQHLKNIGTMSSRQDLFNMRKHAADPDIKNVVIVGAGYIGTGAASLFAESGKKVTLMDINNRPLSSYLDQEFTDVLEKEMKDRDVELALGNSIIEFVGDENDRVIEVVTKKGTYSADLVILSAGNRPNTEWLRGAVELLPDGRIKTDEYMRTSDPDIFAIGDATTVWYNPGKMRMNVSLGTNARRQAHYAVKNLYEAIHPLPGVQGSSGAHIFDYYFATVGLNDKTAKKLGIEIKSVYLEQGTALFSPGTTVMFKLVYDPTTLEILGGQIMSKVDLTANINTVSLAIQTGCTLEQLAYADFFFQPELNTPWNVINTAGLKALLQEN
- a CDS encoding NifU family protein — translated: MEDNGILFDEVSEVLFKLRPFLLRDGGDAELVEVENGVAKLRFLGACHGCPSATITLKAAIERAILEEIDDIKEVVQVF
- a CDS encoding LysE family translocator, which translates into the protein MPDFSTLLAYVIVVILLFLIPGPAVLLTITRTVQNGRKGGIMAGLGIAIGDFLHTLFATVGLSTILMTSALAFNIVKYAGAVYLLYLGVREMMSKPSDPQLPMVKTAGALKSFFSATVAEVLNPKTALFFLAFLPQFVHHERGQVTTQFLILGVVFVILSALYTTSIVLSISALGKLVKRKTWISRISRISRLSSKFVGAIYIGLGLKVAFQRQ